A part of Chroicocephalus ridibundus chromosome 5, bChrRid1.1, whole genome shotgun sequence genomic DNA contains:
- the ATOH8 gene encoding transcription factor ATOH8 isoform X2 yields the protein MRSTPLAGGEPWPRLCAAELGGLRRLRRKQGCKSFRVELKVLSGRRPGLRAPPPPPPPAAAAAWEPRSAALGPPAAASAFPAAPPPPPPPAARPPPPPPPAASPRPRPGEASGVSPEIKALQQTRRLLANARERTRVHTISAAFEALRKQVPCYSYGQKLSKLAILRIACNYILSLARLADLDYSADHSNMSFSECVEQCTRTLQAEGRSKKRKE from the exons ATGCGGAGCACGCCGCTGGCTGGGGGGGAGCCCTGGCCGCGCCTCTGCGCCGCCGAGctcggggggctgcggcggctgcGGCGCAAGCAGGGCTGCAAAAGTTTCCGCGTCGAGCTGAAAGTGCTGAGCGGCCGGCGGCCGGGGCTCCGCGctcccccaccgccgccgccccccgccgccgccgccgcctgggaGCCGCGCAGCGCCGCGctcggcccccccgccgccgccagcgccttccccgccgccccgccgccgccgccgccccccgccgcccgcccgccgccgccgccgccgcccgccgcctccccgcgcccgCGGCCGGGCGAGGCGTCCGGCGTCTCGCCGGAGATCAAAGCCCTGCAGCAGACGCGGCGGCTGTTGGCCAACGCCCGGGAGAGGACCCGCGTCCACACCATCAGCGCCGCCTTCGAGGCGCTGCGGAAGCAG GTTCCCTGCTATTCTTATGGTCAAAAGTTGTCCAAACTGGCCATCTTGAGAATAGCCTGTAACTATATCCTTTCCCTGGCCAGACTAGCAGACCTGGATTACAGCGCTGACCACAGTAACATGAGCTTCTCTGAATGCGTGGAGCAGTGCACTAGGACCTTACAAGCAGAAGGAAGATCTAAAAAAAGGAAG